Proteins encoded together in one Flavobacteriales bacterium window:
- the asnB gene encoding asparagine synthase (glutamine-hydrolyzing), with amino-acid sequence MCGIAGIHGLEGIADPEGIAQRMTDAMAHRGPDAAGVLRRSNAVLGHRRLSIIDLSPDSNQPFVSADGRYALAFNGEIYNYRELRKQLEWPWRTGSDTEVLLAAFACWGAACLHRLHGMFAFAVHDALSDELFIARDRMGIKPLYWYRDDRHLLFASELRALLATGLVPRRLDADALVDHLRYQTVHAPATMVQDVRMLEAGHWMRISDQEVRIERWYDLVAAVDRSAEHLPIGAVKKEVHNRLSRAVEKRLVSDVPFGAFLSGGIDSSAVVGLMAQASSQPVHTFSVVFNEEAFSEEKYARLVAGKFRTEHTAIRLQPDDMLRMLPDALAAMDHPSADGPNTYVVSKVTKEAGITMALSGLGGDEVFAGYPVFTRTLALWKKRWVTQFPRGLRSLAASVISAARPGITSEKLGELLRLPAFSVDDTFPVSRLTRTDAELRQLLKRDSLPAKSASSVMRGLIRDDAGHALPFLSQVSLGELSTYLQSVLLRDTDQMSMAHALEVRVPFLDHELVEFVLGVSDAQKYPHSPKQLLVDSLGDLLPAEIVNRPKMGFTLPWELWMRNELRAFCEERIARLDARPEFRSGAAVNQWRRFLAGDKRVNWSRLWSLVVLGDWLERHGIE; translated from the coding sequence ATGTGCGGCATAGCGGGCATCCACGGGCTTGAAGGGATCGCCGATCCGGAGGGCATCGCGCAGCGGATGACCGATGCCATGGCCCATCGCGGGCCCGATGCTGCAGGCGTGCTCAGGCGCAGCAATGCGGTCCTGGGCCACCGGCGCCTGAGCATCATCGACCTCTCGCCCGATAGCAACCAGCCCTTCGTGAGCGCCGATGGCCGCTATGCCCTCGCCTTCAATGGCGAGATCTACAACTACCGCGAGCTGAGGAAGCAGCTTGAGTGGCCCTGGCGCACCGGTTCGGACACCGAAGTGCTGCTGGCCGCCTTCGCGTGCTGGGGCGCCGCATGCTTGCATCGCCTGCATGGCATGTTCGCTTTCGCCGTGCACGATGCGCTGAGCGATGAGCTCTTCATCGCGCGCGACCGCATGGGCATCAAGCCGCTCTATTGGTACCGCGACGACAGGCATCTGCTCTTCGCCAGTGAGCTGCGCGCCCTGCTGGCCACCGGGCTGGTGCCTCGGCGCTTGGACGCCGATGCGCTTGTCGATCACCTCCGCTACCAGACCGTTCACGCGCCAGCTACCATGGTGCAGGACGTCCGCATGCTGGAGGCCGGTCATTGGATGCGGATAAGCGACCAGGAAGTCCGCATCGAGCGCTGGTACGACCTGGTTGCCGCGGTGGATCGCTCGGCGGAGCACTTGCCGATCGGAGCGGTGAAGAAGGAAGTGCATAATCGGCTTTCACGCGCCGTGGAGAAGCGTTTGGTCAGCGACGTTCCCTTCGGCGCCTTCCTCAGCGGCGGCATCGATAGCAGCGCGGTCGTGGGGCTCATGGCGCAGGCCAGCTCACAGCCTGTCCACACCTTCTCGGTGGTCTTCAACGAAGAAGCCTTCAGCGAAGAGAAGTACGCGCGGTTGGTGGCCGGGAAGTTCCGCACCGAGCACACCGCGATCCGCTTGCAGCCTGATGACATGCTGCGCATGCTGCCCGATGCGCTTGCGGCAATGGATCATCCCAGCGCCGATGGCCCCAACACCTACGTGGTCTCGAAGGTGACCAAGGAGGCAGGCATCACCATGGCCCTGAGCGGACTGGGCGGCGATGAGGTTTTCGCGGGCTATCCGGTTTTCACGCGAACCCTCGCTTTGTGGAAGAAGCGGTGGGTGACGCAGTTCCCGCGCGGGCTGAGGTCATTGGCCGCCTCAGTCATTTCTGCCGCCCGACCGGGAATCACCAGTGAGAAGCTCGGCGAGTTGCTGCGTTTGCCTGCATTCAGCGTCGATGATACTTTCCCGGTCTCCAGGCTCACGCGCACCGATGCCGAGCTTCGGCAGTTGCTGAAGCGCGATTCCCTGCCAGCCAAAAGCGCGTCTTCGGTGATGCGTGGCCTGATCCGAGACGACGCCGGGCATGCTCTGCCGTTCCTCAGCCAGGTTTCCCTTGGCGAATTGTCAACCTACCTGCAGAGCGTGCTGTTGCGCGACACGGACCAGATGAGCATGGCGCATGCGCTGGAGGTGCGCGTGCCTTTCCTCGACCACGAATTGGTCGAGTTCGTGCTCGGCGTGAGCGATGCGCAGAAGTACCCGCACAGCCCGAAGCAGCTGTTGGTCGATTCGCTCGGCGACCTGCTGCCAGCGGAAATCGTGAACCGCCCGAAGATGGGCTTCACGCTGCCGTGGGAGCTTTGGATGCGCAACGAACTTCGTGCATTCTGCGAAGAGCGCATCGCACGCTTGGATGCACGGCCCGAGTTCAGGTCGGGGGCCGCAGTCAATCAGTGGCGGCGCTTCCTGGCTGGCGACAAGCGCGTGAACTGGTCGCGGCTCTGGTCGCTGGTGGTCCTGGGCGATTGGCTCGAGCGGCACGGGATCGAATAG
- a CDS encoding outer membrane beta-barrel protein — protein MRLATLRLPLLFLALAALSTSKAQYAWDIGFHIGGANYLGEMGGKDQPRRDFIWDMKLSQTRWAIGGFARRKLNRSFSISTGLMYMRLQGADALTESYRPRRGRNLNFRNDLIEWYIRPEFTIFQDNDVGGRGRYKTDFRLFGYVGVGVYYHNPKGQINREGAFYNLQPLNTELADYSRFGASIPAGIGFHFTKKRRHRYGFDIGWRTTFTDYIDDVSTTYKNPDLLPGGATGDAAQLADQSSYAYALDPTLPDPNNYGWGSLQANGQPENIRGDPTHNDSYLTLTFTYSYVLRGQSNFYRQRYSWIRGGKRVGRKSRAKF, from the coding sequence ATGCGCCTTGCTACGCTTCGACTACCGCTCCTTTTCCTGGCTCTGGCAGCCCTATCAACGTCAAAGGCCCAATACGCCTGGGACATCGGCTTCCACATCGGCGGAGCTAACTATCTGGGCGAGATGGGCGGCAAGGACCAGCCCCGTCGCGACTTCATCTGGGACATGAAGCTCAGCCAGACGCGCTGGGCCATCGGCGGCTTCGCACGCCGGAAGCTCAATCGTTCTTTCTCGATCAGCACCGGGTTGATGTACATGCGGCTCCAAGGCGCTGATGCCCTTACCGAGAGCTATCGTCCCCGCCGTGGCCGCAATCTGAACTTCCGCAATGACCTGATCGAGTGGTACATCCGACCGGAATTCACCATCTTCCAGGATAATGATGTCGGAGGCCGCGGCCGTTACAAGACCGACTTCCGCCTGTTCGGCTATGTGGGCGTGGGCGTCTACTACCACAACCCGAAAGGACAGATCAACAGGGAGGGAGCCTTCTACAATCTTCAGCCCCTCAATACGGAGTTGGCGGATTATTCCCGCTTCGGCGCGAGCATTCCGGCGGGCATCGGGTTCCACTTCACGAAGAAGCGCCGGCACCGCTACGGCTTCGATATCGGCTGGCGCACCACCTTCACCGATTACATCGATGATGTGAGCACCACGTACAAGAATCCGGATCTGCTTCCGGGAGGTGCTACCGGCGATGCGGCTCAACTGGCTGACCAAAGCTCATACGCCTACGCCCTCGACCCCACCCTGCCGGATCCCAATAACTATGGATGGGGCTCGTTGCAAGCCAACGGCCAGCCCGAGAACATCCGCGGCGATCCCACGCACAACGACAGCTACTTGACCTTGACCTTCACCTACAGCTACGTGCTGCGCGGCCAATCCAACTTCTACCGCCAGCGCTATAGCTGGATTCGTGGCGGTAAGCGCGTGGGCCGCAAGTCGAGGGCGAAGTTCTGA
- a CDS encoding nitronate monooxygenase — MNPRITSLFRIRYPVVQAGMIWCSGWRLASAVSNAGGLGLIGAGSMYPEVLREHIRKCKAATERPFGVNVPMLYPDIDQHMAIIAEEQVPIVFTSAGNPATWTSRLKDQGIRVVHVVSSVKFAVKAEKAGVDAVVAEGFEAGGHNGREETTTLVLVPLVRDAISIPLIAAGGICDGRSMLAAMALGADGVQVGSRFVCSEESSAHPAFKEQVAQAGEGDTLLTLKEITPVRLLKNAFFGRVQSAYNQGVDADGLKQLLGRGRAKKGMFEGDLDEGELEIGQVSARFSDVLPAATILGQMISEYEAARTQLCALPSA; from the coding sequence ATGAATCCGCGCATCACCAGCCTTTTCCGCATCCGGTACCCGGTGGTCCAAGCCGGCATGATCTGGTGCTCGGGATGGCGGCTTGCCTCGGCGGTGAGCAATGCAGGTGGCTTGGGGCTGATCGGTGCCGGCAGCATGTACCCGGAAGTGCTGCGCGAGCACATCCGCAAGTGCAAGGCGGCCACCGAAAGGCCGTTCGGCGTGAATGTGCCCATGCTTTATCCCGACATCGATCAGCACATGGCCATCATCGCGGAGGAACAGGTGCCCATCGTGTTCACATCGGCGGGCAACCCTGCAACCTGGACGAGCCGGCTCAAGGACCAAGGAATCAGGGTGGTGCATGTGGTCAGCAGCGTCAAGTTCGCCGTGAAAGCCGAGAAGGCCGGCGTGGATGCTGTTGTGGCCGAGGGATTTGAGGCAGGCGGGCACAATGGGCGTGAGGAGACCACCACGCTCGTGCTGGTACCCTTGGTCCGTGATGCGATCAGCATCCCCTTGATTGCGGCGGGCGGCATCTGCGATGGACGCAGCATGCTCGCAGCGATGGCCTTGGGAGCCGATGGCGTACAGGTGGGCAGCCGGTTCGTTTGTTCCGAGGAGAGTTCGGCGCACCCTGCGTTCAAGGAGCAAGTCGCTCAAGCGGGGGAGGGCGATACGCTGCTTACCCTGAAGGAGATCACCCCCGTCCGCCTCTTGAAGAACGCTTTTTTCGGTCGAGTTCAATCGGCATACAATCAGGGGGTTGATGCAGATGGATTAAAGCAATTGCTTGGACGTGGACGAGCCAAGAAGGGGATGTTCGAAGGAGATCTCGACGAAGGCGAATTGGAAATCGGCCAGGTGAGCGCCCGATTCTCGGATGTGCTTCCGGCGGCCACGATACTCGGGCAGATGATCTCGGAGTACGAAGCCGCGCGCACGCAATTGTGCGCCCTTCCATCAGCATGA